A window of the Arcobacter sp. F155 genome harbors these coding sequences:
- a CDS encoding thioredoxin family protein, whose amino-acid sequence MIKKAFIVLFACFISTNLFADFQEGKKLFEQKCAQCHKGYISFKKLKENFYERNNQLLKLETPTENMLAWAMMDSSRKIGDPNDEDMRSIEIEEYLKNYLEKPDRNNSICDQTALKYYKKKEPIKITDEEAELLAQYFMGYKEDRLKNMPKANKILTSNYDEKEILKEAQTEGKHIIVYATSKTCYFCKKMEKDVLNQQDVKDIMAEDYIFLKVNVDYVNLPFGLKKHFKGMTPTFFVLTSGGELLNTYPGAWIKSDYLQILKENL is encoded by the coding sequence ATGATTAAAAAGGCGTTTATAGTTCTATTTGCCTGTTTTATATCTACAAATTTATTTGCAGACTTTCAAGAGGGTAAAAAACTTTTTGAACAAAAATGTGCTCAATGTCATAAAGGGTATATCTCATTTAAAAAACTAAAAGAGAACTTTTATGAGAGAAATAATCAATTATTAAAACTAGAAACTCCAACAGAGAATATGCTTGCTTGGGCAATGATGGATAGTAGTAGAAAAATTGGTGACCCAAATGATGAAGATATGAGGTCAATTGAGATTGAAGAGTATTTAAAAAACTATTTAGAAAAACCAGATAGAAATAATAGTATTTGCGATCAGACTGCTTTAAAGTATTATAAAAAGAAAGAGCCAATAAAAATAACAGATGAAGAAGCTGAACTTTTAGCTCAATATTTTATGGGATACAAAGAAGATAGACTTAAGAATATGCCAAAAGCAAATAAGATTCTAACTTCAAACTATGATGAAAAAGAGATTTTAAAAGAAGCGCAAACAGAAGGAAAACATATTATTGTTTATGCTACTTCTAAAACTTGTTACTTCTGTAAAAAAATGGAAAAAGATGTATTAAATCAGCAAGATGTTAAAGATATCATGGCAGAAGATTATATTTTCTTAAAAGTTAATGTTGATTATGTAAACTTACCTTTTGGTTTAAAAAAGCATTTTAAAGGGATGACTCCTACATTTTTTGTATTAACTTCAGGTGGAGAGTTATTAAATACTTATCCTGGAGCTTGGATTAAAAGTGATTATTTACAAATTTTAAAAGAGAATCTATAA
- a CDS encoding MOSC domain-containing protein produces MIIGKVIGTFSAKKGDSGLPRPKVDSLKLIEGFGIEEDKFAGKDLEKTVMIVGQYSYDISSKEGINIQAGSLGENILFDFNPHDYSVGTKFKIGEAVIQITENCTICNHLAVFGKKLPEIVKDCRGIYCTIINNGVIKKDDSVELI; encoded by the coding sequence ATGATTATTGGTAAAGTAATAGGTACTTTTAGTGCTAAAAAGGGTGATAGTGGACTTCCTAGACCAAAGGTTGATAGTTTAAAACTAATAGAGGGGTTTGGAATAGAAGAAGATAAGTTTGCTGGAAAAGACTTAGAAAAAACAGTAATGATAGTAGGGCAATACAGTTACGATATCTCTTCAAAAGAGGGAATTAATATCCAAGCTGGCTCTTTAGGTGAAAATATTTTATTTGATTTTAATCCACATGATTATAGTGTAGGAACTAAGTTTAAAATAGGTGAAGCAGTTATACAAATAACTGAAAACTGTACCATTTGTAATCATTTAGCAGTATTTGGTAAAAAGTTACCAGAAATCGTAAAGGATTGCAGGGGTATTTATTGTACTATTATAAATAATGGAGTTATAAAAAAAGATGACTCTGTAGAGTTAATATAA
- a CDS encoding DsrE family protein: MKRIFILMFASALFLFAKSEFSEPHPTFDEPRKVAIQLYDSDLEKVNHNLSTIYNILKEYPAESLKVVVIAYGNGVRALKTDYDAATLKRIKSLVEYDVEFIVCKNTMETMKWTEDDFIDDASFVQAGIVELIERQVDGYIGVIAY, encoded by the coding sequence ATGAAAAGAATTTTTATTTTAATGTTTGCATCAGCACTATTTTTATTTGCAAAATCAGAGTTTAGTGAGCCACATCCTACATTTGATGAGCCAAGAAAAGTAGCTATTCAACTTTATGATTCTGACTTGGAAAAAGTAAATCATAATCTTAGTACGATTTATAACATTTTAAAAGAGTACCCAGCAGAATCACTAAAAGTAGTTGTTATTGCCTATGGAAATGGGGTAAGAGCTTTAAAAACAGATTATGATGCAGCTACTCTTAAAAGAATCAAGTCTTTAGTTGAGTATGATGTAGAGTTTATAGTTTGTAAAAACACTATGGAAACTATGAAGTGGACAGAAGATGATTTTATTGATGATGCAAGTTTTGTTCAAGCAGGAATAGTAGAATTAATAGAGAGACAAGTTGATGGCTATATTGGAGTTATAGCTTACTAA
- a CDS encoding alpha/beta hydrolase: protein MLKKIFTTGFLSLALATTVYAANVSKEQCESKEGSFIYAGNECIEYKAFESEDNEVITVIVHGTWDLGTNTLGRYAPFAETMNMITDLTTIAVALPGYSDSSTNNLKPLASKEVKNLAAKKEYVEFLGELVSSLKQKYNAQKVNFIGHSAGAMMGATLIGTKPDLIQNIALAGGRYDIHKVSDEKDLISMVDVLDNINKDTKILFIYGTEDKISKPEVTTSFYEIAKNKGLNVKLVKVEGAAHIDLDMTDTATEATVEMFEEE, encoded by the coding sequence ATGTTAAAGAAGATTTTTACGACAGGATTTTTATCATTAGCTTTAGCTACAACTGTTTATGCAGCTAATGTTAGTAAAGAGCAGTGTGAATCAAAAGAGGGAAGCTTTATTTACGCAGGAAATGAGTGTATTGAGTATAAAGCCTTTGAATCTGAAGACAATGAAGTTATTACTGTAATTGTTCATGGAACTTGGGATTTAGGAACAAATACTCTTGGTAGATATGCTCCTTTTGCAGAAACTATGAATATGATAACAGATTTAACAACTATTGCAGTTGCTCTTCCTGGGTATTCAGATTCATCAACAAACAACTTAAAACCATTAGCAAGTAAAGAAGTTAAAAATTTAGCAGCTAAAAAAGAGTATGTTGAATTTTTAGGAGAATTAGTTTCTTCTTTAAAACAGAAGTACAATGCGCAAAAAGTTAACTTTATCGGTCATAGTGCAGGGGCAATGATGGGTGCAACTTTAATTGGTACAAAGCCTGATTTAATTCAAAATATTGCTTTAGCTGGTGGAAGATATGATATTCATAAAGTAAGTGATGAAAAAGATTTAATCTCAATGGTTGATGTATTAGATAATATAAATAAAGATACTAAAATCTTATTTATTTATGGAACTGAAGATAAAATTTCAAAACCAGAAGTTACTACAAGTTTTTATGAAATAGCTAAAAATAAAGGCTTAAATGTAAAACTAGTAAAAGTAGAAGGTGCAGCTCATATTGATTTAGATATGACAGATACTGCTACAGAAGCTACTGTAGAGATGTTTGAAGAGGAATAA
- a CDS encoding MBL fold metallo-hydrolase, translated as MKKIISSIVALGLSTSVFAFDYKLEPKKINDNTWCFLGKLEAPSKHNGGFMSNHCFVSTGKSYLLVDAGATYELAKQAYEKMSEIKKLPVKTVFLTHEHDDHWLGASFYKEKFDAKIIGSSSINKNYKEGSKTRMFKMLPKDAIKNTKIVRVEHEIKEATSIKVDDMEVQIIPVGKKAHTSDDLFVYIPSNKTLFSSDLVMNGRITSNRNGSVIGQLKAVEMMEKMDYKNLIPGHGHDTSKNAINETKQYFTLLKQRVLEAVEEEIGSAEVTKHIKMEEFKDKALYEELNSRNVFDAYNELEFYEEE; from the coding sequence ATGAAAAAGATTATTTCAAGTATCGTTGCTTTAGGCTTAAGTACATCAGTTTTTGCATTTGATTATAAGCTAGAACCAAAAAAAATCAATGATAATACATGGTGTTTTTTAGGAAAGCTTGAAGCACCTTCAAAACACAATGGTGGATTTATGTCAAATCACTGTTTTGTAAGTACTGGCAAAAGCTACCTTTTAGTAGATGCAGGAGCTACTTATGAATTAGCAAAACAAGCATATGAAAAAATGAGTGAGATAAAAAAACTTCCAGTTAAAACAGTTTTTTTAACACATGAACATGATGACCACTGGTTAGGTGCTTCATTTTATAAAGAGAAGTTTGATGCAAAAATAATTGGTTCTTCAAGTATAAATAAAAACTATAAGGAAGGCTCTAAAACAAGAATGTTTAAAATGCTTCCTAAAGATGCTATTAAAAATACAAAAATAGTAAGAGTAGAACATGAGATTAAAGAAGCAACTTCTATTAAAGTTGATGATATGGAAGTTCAAATTATTCCTGTAGGGAAAAAAGCTCATACTAGTGATGACTTATTTGTATATATCCCTTCAAATAAAACACTATTTTCTAGTGATTTAGTTATGAATGGAAGAATTACTTCTAATAGAAATGGCTCAGTTATTGGTCAACTTAAAGCTGTTGAAATGATGGAAAAAATGGATTATAAAAACCTAATTCCTGGGCACGGTCATGATACAAGTAAAAATGCCATAAATGAAACAAAACAATACTTTACACTATTAAAACAAAGAGTTTTAGAAGCTGTTGAGGAAGAAATTGGTTCAGCTGAGGTAACAAAACATATTAAAATGGAAGAGTTTAAAGATAAAGCTTTATATGAAGAGTTAAACTCTAGAAATGTATTTGATGCATACAATGAACTAGAGTTTTATGAAGAGGAGTAA
- a CDS encoding HD-GYP domain-containing protein, with the protein MDKKRQMNFNLNNFLLSLSNAFDEVESRYFNTSKNHSKRVAYLSLKFALEFNYKQDALFDICAYSLMHNIALSQAKEDKEKFCNLANEYAMKLPFDFKEQKDVLKYQYESFDGSGPFNLKEYDIPLFSQFIYFANHIDTKFDLSKNSVENRTKILAYIKDKENILFSSDLVECFEEFAQTQSFWLDLQNENELLTFIFSTLQDKTIVLDFEELLEITSIFTLFTNENLNIIENASRVAEFYNFEHKDKQTFMIAASLCNIGKLYIDEKILNKQNSLDDNEYEEIKAYPYYIKKVLSNIIGFNDICSYAYKVQEQIDANGYPFSLEAKDLSLKDRSLALVNIYTALTSNKPYRKAYTRKEAFDILEQMAKENRVDETIVNDFKEIFK; encoded by the coding sequence ATGGATAAAAAAAGACAAATGAATTTCAATCTAAATAATTTTTTATTGTCATTATCAAATGCATTTGATGAAGTAGAATCAAGATATTTTAATACAAGTAAAAACCACTCTAAAAGAGTTGCCTATTTAAGTTTAAAGTTTGCCTTAGAGTTTAACTATAAACAAGATGCTTTATTTGATATTTGTGCTTATTCTTTGATGCATAATATAGCTTTATCACAAGCAAAAGAGGATAAAGAAAAGTTTTGTAACTTGGCAAATGAATACGCGATGAAACTTCCTTTTGATTTTAAAGAGCAAAAAGATGTTTTAAAGTATCAGTATGAAAGTTTTGATGGAAGTGGACCTTTTAATCTAAAAGAGTATGATATTCCATTATTCTCACAGTTTATCTACTTTGCAAACCATATAGATACAAAATTTGATTTAAGTAAAAACTCTGTAGAAAATAGAACTAAAATACTAGCTTATATAAAAGATAAAGAGAATATACTTTTTTCAAGTGATTTAGTTGAGTGTTTCGAAGAGTTTGCTCAAACTCAAAGCTTTTGGCTTGATTTACAAAATGAAAATGAGTTACTTACTTTTATTTTTTCTACACTACAAGACAAAACTATAGTTTTAGATTTTGAAGAGCTTTTAGAGATTACTTCTATCTTTACACTATTTACTAATGAAAATCTAAATATCATAGAAAATGCATCTAGAGTTGCTGAATTCTATAACTTTGAACACAAAGATAAACAGACATTTATGATTGCAGCTTCTTTATGTAATATTGGAAAACTTTATATTGACGAAAAAATACTAAATAAGCAAAACTCTTTAGATGATAATGAATATGAAGAAATAAAAGCTTATCCATACTATATAAAAAAAGTCTTATCAAATATTATTGGTTTTAATGATATCTGTTCATACGCTTATAAGGTACAAGAACAAATTGATGCAAATGGATATCCTTTTAGCTTAGAAGCAAAGGATTTAAGTCTAAAAGATAGAAGTCTAGCTTTAGTTAATATATATACTGCATTAACAAGTAATAAACCATATAGAAAAGCTTATACTAGAAAAGAAGCTTTTGATATCTTAGAGCAAATGGCAAAAGAGAATAGGGTAGATGAAACTATTGTCAATGATTTTAAAGAGATTTTTAAATAG
- a CDS encoding rhodanese-like domain-containing protein has protein sequence MLKHTLKIALATSLLTLAVNASELNLRGDGVEVKYDEKTYNIKRIHDEECRQINGADPKNIWSGDYAKEGLSSKCVKKFVTTVGKITPMKITDKIQTIGEIEVINFIKESQERDDMLLIDARLPDWFLQMSIPTAENIPFTYFNKDKYPDDFYDVLDMIGVKEVSKGKYDFTQAKELVLFCNGVWCPQSTFAIENLIKIGYPEEKISWYRGGMYSWKMLNLTTTSE, from the coding sequence ATGTTAAAACACACACTAAAAATAGCCCTAGCTACTTCATTACTAACTTTAGCAGTAAATGCGAGTGAGTTAAACTTAAGAGGTGATGGTGTAGAAGTTAAGTATGATGAAAAAACATACAATATAAAAAGAATACATGATGAAGAGTGTAGACAAATAAATGGAGCTGATCCTAAAAATATTTGGTCAGGAGACTATGCAAAAGAAGGATTATCTTCAAAATGCGTTAAGAAGTTTGTTACTACTGTTGGAAAAATCACTCCTATGAAAATAACAGACAAAATACAAACTATTGGAGAAATAGAAGTTATTAACTTCATAAAAGAGTCTCAAGAAAGAGATGATATGCTATTAATTGATGCAAGGCTTCCTGATTGGTTCTTACAAATGAGTATACCAACTGCTGAAAATATTCCATTTACTTACTTTAATAAAGACAAATACCCTGATGATTTCTATGATGTTCTTGATATGATTGGAGTTAAAGAAGTATCAAAAGGAAAATATGATTTCACACAGGCTAAAGAGTTAGTTCTATTTTGTAATGGAGTATGGTGTCCACAATCAACTTTCGCTATTGAAAACCTTATAAAAATTGGTTATCCAGAAGAAAAAATCTCTTGGTATAGAGGTGGAATGTATTCTTGGAAAATGTTAAATCTAACAACAACTTCAGAATAG
- a CDS encoding DMT family transporter has protein sequence MENTIKSQSQAYKFALIAVFLWSTVATAFKFALQYLSPEELVLLSSLTSLAALFCVLIINKKLNQVLPYIKKNIKLVFILGLINPFLYYLVLFKAYDYLPAQEAQAINYTWALMLAFLSVPFLKQKLTFNDIVAGIICYFGVLVISTKGEPFSLNFSNIDGVLLALFSTILWSLYWIFNTKAKGESTVMLFSNFLVATPVIIIYFVLTQPLSVPNSSGVLAAVYVGLFEMGITFLFWLKAMQNAQNTSKIANLIFISPFMSLIFIYFILNEKIFISTLVGLAFIIVGLLIQQKKAKE, from the coding sequence ATGGAGAATACTATTAAATCTCAATCACAAGCTTATAAATTTGCATTAATAGCAGTATTCCTTTGGTCAACAGTTGCTACAGCTTTTAAATTTGCATTACAATATTTATCACCTGAAGAGTTAGTATTACTCTCTTCTTTAACTTCATTAGCTGCACTGTTTTGTGTGCTAATAATAAATAAGAAACTAAATCAAGTATTACCATATATAAAGAAGAATATAAAATTAGTTTTTATTTTAGGACTTATTAATCCATTTTTATACTATCTAGTTTTATTTAAAGCTTATGATTATTTACCAGCTCAAGAAGCACAAGCTATAAATTATACTTGGGCTTTAATGTTAGCATTTCTTTCTGTTCCATTTTTAAAGCAGAAACTTACATTCAATGATATTGTTGCAGGGATTATCTGCTATTTTGGTGTATTAGTTATATCAACAAAAGGTGAACCTTTTTCTTTAAACTTCTCAAATATAGATGGAGTATTGTTAGCACTATTTAGTACAATTCTATGGTCTTTATATTGGATATTTAATACAAAAGCAAAAGGTGAGTCAACAGTAATGCTATTTTCTAACTTCTTAGTTGCTACACCAGTTATAATAATATACTTCGTTTTAACACAACCTCTTAGTGTTCCTAATTCAAGTGGAGTATTAGCAGCAGTTTATGTAGGATTGTTTGAAATGGGTATTACTTTTCTATTTTGGTTAAAAGCAATGCAAAATGCCCAGAATACTTCAAAGATTGCAAACCTAATTTTTATCTCACCTTTTATGTCCTTAATCTTTATATATTTCATTCTAAATGAAAAGATTTTTATCTCTACTTTAGTAGGTTTAGCATTCATCATTGTTGGACTACTAATTCAGCAAAAAAAAGCCAAAGAGTAG
- a CDS encoding branched-chain amino acid ABC transporter substrate-binding protein, which produces MKLTKLASAFALSAAVCTSVFAADTVKIGVQAPITGKYANEGQGIDNFVRLIVDEKNKEGGLLGKKIEVVTCDDEAKAQKAAVCAKKLANAGVFAVIGSYTSGATEAAQTTYYRNKILQTSDGTSDSLIKRKYWTFFRNSFPNSAQGEFTADYFVNQKKYQRIAVLSDYSSYSDGLANSVEDSIKKLGGNVAFRGKIKSGTQNFTAILTKIKALNPDVIYYSGYYTDGGLLRVQQQQLGINADFVGGDSNDNPDFLKLAGKAAEGVYLVNVPTPDILPYEAAKKYLTAYEDRFNMKPPSIWAVVNADGLRAVMEGVEKTNSFDTKKISDYIRNDMKDFPGITGPFNIREDGERVGASLMVYQIQNDGSYKVSFNK; this is translated from the coding sequence ATGAAATTAACTAAGTTAGCTAGTGCTTTTGCACTAAGTGCAGCTGTTTGTACTTCAGTATTTGCAGCAGATACAGTTAAGATCGGTGTTCAAGCACCAATTACAGGGAAGTATGCAAATGAGGGACAAGGTATTGACAACTTTGTTAGACTTATTGTAGATGAAAAGAACAAAGAGGGTGGACTACTTGGTAAAAAGATTGAAGTAGTTACTTGTGATGATGAAGCAAAAGCTCAAAAAGCAGCTGTTTGTGCTAAGAAGTTAGCAAATGCAGGTGTTTTTGCTGTAATTGGTTCTTATACTTCAGGAGCAACAGAAGCTGCTCAAACTACTTATTATAGAAATAAGATTCTTCAAACTTCAGATGGAACTTCAGATTCTTTAATTAAAAGAAAATATTGGACATTCTTTAGAAACTCATTTCCAAACTCAGCTCAAGGTGAGTTTACAGCAGACTATTTTGTAAATCAAAAGAAATATCAAAGAATTGCAGTATTATCTGATTATTCTTCTTATTCTGATGGATTAGCAAACTCTGTAGAGGATTCTATTAAAAAGCTTGGTGGTAATGTAGCATTTAGAGGAAAGATTAAATCTGGTACTCAAAACTTTACAGCTATCTTAACTAAAATCAAAGCATTAAACCCAGATGTAATTTATTACTCAGGTTACTATACTGATGGTGGACTTTTAAGAGTTCAACAACAACAATTAGGAATTAACGCTGACTTTGTTGGTGGTGATTCAAATGATAACCCAGACTTCTTAAAACTTGCAGGAAAAGCTGCAGAAGGTGTTTATTTAGTAAATGTACCAACTCCAGATATTTTACCTTATGAAGCTGCTAAAAAATACTTAACAGCATATGAAGATAGATTTAACATGAAGCCTCCTTCAATTTGGGCTGTAGTTAATGCAGATGGTTTAAGAGCAGTTATGGAAGGTGTTGAAAAAACAAACTCATTTGATACTAAAAAGATTTCTGACTATATTAGAAATGATATGAAAGATTTCCCAGGAATTACTGGACCATTTAACATTAGAGAAGATGGTGAAAGAGTTGGAGCATCTTTAATGGTGTATCAAATTCAAAATGATGGAAGCTACAAAGTATCATTCAACAAATAA
- a CDS encoding branched-chain amino acid ABC transporter permease — MDIFLQQLINGLTIGSLYALVALGYTMVYGVMKLINFAHGDLVAFSAYVGLTIFTQFFGASAVSFVNVIIIFLLTAIIVAFVGVLLERLAYRPLRTAPRLSAVVSALGAALVIQNGIMLIWGPNMQIFPADLLPSTTWNVSGVIITFTQLCILVLSAVLMIALYFFINKTKIGTAIRATAIDQDAAKLMGINVNRIVMIIFVVGSMLGAIGGLFIGIYYRSLTFDMGWVYGLNAFIAAIIGGIGSIPGAMIGGLLLGLFNALIAGYISTEWAETFTFVLLIIILIVRPTGILGEKTAEKV, encoded by the coding sequence ATGGATATTTTTCTTCAACAGTTAATCAATGGTTTGACTATAGGAAGTTTATATGCATTAGTTGCTTTAGGTTATACAATGGTTTACGGTGTGATGAAGTTAATCAACTTCGCACACGGTGACCTTGTTGCCTTCTCAGCTTATGTTGGACTTACTATATTTACACAGTTTTTTGGTGCAAGTGCAGTTTCTTTTGTTAATGTAATTATCATTTTCTTATTGACTGCTATTATTGTTGCTTTTGTGGGTGTTCTTCTTGAGCGTCTTGCATATAGACCTTTAAGAACGGCACCAAGACTTAGTGCTGTTGTTTCAGCACTTGGTGCAGCTTTAGTTATTCAAAATGGAATAATGCTTATTTGGGGTCCAAATATGCAAATTTTCCCAGCAGATTTATTACCTAGTACAACTTGGAATGTTTCTGGTGTAATTATTACATTTACACAGCTTTGTATTTTAGTACTTTCAGCTGTATTAATGATAGCTTTATACTTCTTTATTAATAAAACAAAGATTGGTACTGCTATTCGTGCAACTGCAATTGACCAAGATGCAGCAAAACTAATGGGTATTAATGTTAATAGAATTGTTATGATTATTTTCGTAGTTGGTTCTATGCTTGGTGCTATTGGTGGTCTGTTTATTGGTATTTATTATAGATCTTTAACATTTGATATGGGATGGGTTTATGGTCTAAATGCCTTTATTGCAGCTATTATTGGTGGAATTGGTTCAATTCCAGGAGCTATGATTGGTGGATTATTACTTGGATTATTTAATGCTTTAATTGCAGGTTATATCTCAACAGAATGGGCTGAGACATTTACTTTTGTTCTTTTAATTATTATCTTAATTGTTAGACCAACAGGTATTCTTGGTGAAAAAACAGCGGAGAAAGTATAA
- a CDS encoding branched-chain amino acid ABC transporter permease, with protein sequence MNKTTLIATIFILVMAVFPFTVDSAWLSIGITFLVFATVAFSQDIILGRAGVFNMGHAIFFGIGAYTTAILNVHFGLEIIATIPFAIIFPVIVAIVLAGPIIHLRGDYLLVATIGFNIIFEQVLSNDLFGLTGGPNGIFGIDVVRVFGYELWSDTAIYYMAFGLLLITLLIIRNLDNSRYGRALYYINKDEIAAKSMGINIPYYKLFAFALGAAIAGVAGSIFAIQYSAVSPESFSFMQSVMFFAIVLVGGSASLPGVIIGTFVMFVLPELFTEFKESRYLIFGAAMVLTMVLRPNGVWPATFGNIPKYLKEKALKAKSKGETE encoded by the coding sequence ATGAATAAGACTACTTTAATTGCTACTATATTTATATTAGTTATGGCTGTTTTCCCATTTACTGTTGATTCAGCTTGGCTTAGTATTGGTATTACGTTTTTAGTATTTGCTACAGTTGCCTTTTCTCAAGATATTATTCTTGGACGAGCAGGTGTATTTAATATGGGACATGCTATTTTCTTTGGTATTGGAGCATATACAACAGCAATATTAAATGTACATTTTGGTTTAGAAATTATTGCAACTATTCCATTTGCAATTATCTTTCCTGTAATTGTTGCTATTGTACTTGCAGGTCCAATCATTCACCTAAGAGGTGATTATTTACTTGTAGCAACAATTGGATTTAATATCATTTTTGAACAGGTTTTATCAAATGATTTATTTGGTTTAACTGGTGGTCCAAATGGTATTTTTGGAATCGATGTTGTAAGAGTATTTGGATATGAATTATGGTCAGATACTGCAATTTACTATATGGCATTTGGACTTCTTTTAATTACACTGTTAATTATTAGAAACCTTGATAACTCAAGATATGGTAGAGCACTTTATTATATCAATAAAGACGAAATTGCTGCAAAGTCTATGGGTATTAATATTCCATATTATAAACTATTTGCCTTTGCACTAGGTGCTGCTATTGCAGGTGTTGCTGGTTCTATTTTTGCAATTCAGTATTCAGCTGTAAGTCCTGAGTCATTCTCATTTATGCAGTCAGTTATGTTCTTTGCTATTGTACTTGTTGGTGGTTCTGCATCACTTCCAGGTGTAATTATTGGTACATTTGTAATGTTTGTACTACCTGAACTATTTACAGAGTTTAAAGAGTCAAGATATTTAATCTTTGGTGCTGCAATGGTTCTTACTATGGTTCTTAGACCAAATGGTGTATGGCCAGCAACTTTTGGAAATATTCCAAAGTATTTAAAAGAAAAAGCACTAAAAGCAAAATCAAAAGGAGAAACTGAATAA
- a CDS encoding ABC transporter ATP-binding protein, producing the protein MKYVLEIDNVSKFFHGLVAIDDLTIKVKPGQIYGIIGPNGAGKTTLFNCVTGIYTPEQGTIKYKGEDITGMQPHKIAQRGVLRTFQNIRLFKEMSVAENIMAGYHTKSKQKWYHAIIHTPAYKKDEQEAWKKVEELMEFFNLTHLATNATGDLSYGNQRKVEMARALAAKPELLILDEPAAGLNENETIELTEIIRKISQMDIGIMMIEHDMEMVMNLTDYITVINFGKEISQGEPSFVQNDPRVVEAYIGSDDDEEEEQDGK; encoded by the coding sequence ATGAAATATGTACTAGAAATAGATAACGTATCTAAGTTTTTCCATGGTCTTGTTGCAATTGATGACTTAACTATTAAAGTAAAACCTGGGCAAATCTATGGGATTATTGGTCCTAATGGAGCAGGGAAAACTACACTTTTTAACTGTGTTACTGGTATTTATACACCAGAGCAAGGAACTATTAAATATAAAGGTGAAGATATCACTGGAATGCAACCTCATAAAATTGCTCAAAGGGGAGTTTTAAGAACATTCCAAAATATTAGGCTATTTAAAGAGATGAGTGTAGCTGAAAATATTATGGCAGGATATCATACAAAGTCAAAACAAAAATGGTATCACGCAATTATCCATACTCCTGCATATAAAAAAGATGAGCAAGAGGCTTGGAAAAAAGTTGAAGAGTTAATGGAGTTTTTTAATTTAACTCATTTAGCTACAAATGCAACTGGTGATTTATCTTATGGTAATCAAAGAAAAGTTGAGATGGCAAGAGCATTAGCTGCAAAGCCTGAACTTCTTATTTTAGATGAGCCAGCAGCAGGTCTTAATGAAAATGAGACAATTGAGTTAACTGAAATCATTAGAAAAATATCTCAAATGGATATTGGTATTATGATGATTGAACATGATATGGAAATGGTTATGAATTTAACTGATTATATCACTGTTATTAACTTTGGAAAAGAGATTTCTCAAGGTGAACCAAGTTTTGTACAAAATGACCCAAGAGTTGTAGAAGCTTATATTGGTTCTGATGATGACGAGGAGGAAGAGCAAGATGGTAAATAA